The region ggagagcgGAAACACTCCATGGATTCACAACTTCCCCAACCAGTTACACAAAAAGACACACAAGCAAAGTACTTCAAAACTTCCATCTACAGTGAGACTGGACGGTCTGGATTCGCTCAAAACGAGCCGCTAGCCGATACTTTTAAAAAGCGACCTCTCCATAGCGGTTACACGAGCTCCTGAGCCTTTATAACCCCGCTGGACTAACGGCATAACGACAGTTAGGACGACAGAAAGCGCAGGTTTGACGTTAAAACTCGATTCTTAAATCTTCACGAACAGTCTTGAGTAGCGCCTGTAACTCACTGAGCCTCCTGGGGCCAAACGTATCGCATTACAGGCCAGTGTCAAATGGGCTCAACCTGCTCCCTAGTGGACACGACCGTTCCTGCACTAACCACTTCAGCAAAGCTCTCTCACTCAGGCGACGGCGCTATCTGAAgttttaaaaggcccatatcgtACATCTTCCCTGCGGTCCATGGCTCTGTACCAAAACCAGTCATAATTCGTTTTTACATGACCCTTTACAACCTTTAacactgacatatgtaaattacCTGGGTTGTAATTGGTTGCCCAGTCTTGCGTCTCAATCAAAGGCaggccaggctgaaacactcagaaCATACGTGCGAATAGGTGGGCCTTGATTTCAAAATGGGTCTTATGTGCTCATTTTCCATACATTGACTGTATGTATTGTGGAATGAATGTTATGTCTTGAAACTTCACAAACTACATCAATTTCTTCTATTTAAAAAAGGTGAGGAAAGTGTGTTTTTCTATATTGGTCCCCTTAATATGAATTATGTTTGTTATGTGCACAATACAGTACTCCACGTCAGTCACAACACATTCctctaaatgaaaaacacaattcaTTTCATTAGAGGTTAAATTCTTTTTAATTCTATTGCACTGCAAAGCAtggaaattgttttaaaaaaacaaatgttatgtGAAAGCAAAACAATTTAAATACGACCATAAAAAACATCATTGCACAACAGCAAATGTATGTAAAAggtaaacaacataaaataatttACAAGGCATTTCAACACCAAAAGTACAGTAAATTTCAACAACTGAATAAATAACTTTCTCTGGACATGCAGCATCTTGGGTCATGTGGCATGATGCACTAAAACCAGGGACGTTGAGTCATAACCACGAAGCAGCGCTTTAactgaacaatgttttttgtCCAAATGTGCTGACGTCTTAGCTCAGTTTAAAGAAGGCCTCCTCCAGGACTTCTGTGAACTTGTCCTTCATCTGCTGACGGAATCCAGTGTACCACTCTAGCAGCCTCATTctcctctctgttttctctgcctggctcatcactctctctttctctaggaTGGCTGGCAGCTCCTTCCAATCTTTGAGGAAGATGAAGGGTGCTCCTGCGTCTTTGAGCAGCCGGAGTGGGGAGCTGCGGCCGTCTGCGCAGGCTCCAGGAGTCAGGACGTCCTCCACCACAGGCACAGAGCCATATGCACACGCCTCATAGATGCGGTAGCACTCAGTGTTGACTCCTACTGGGCAGAGGGTCAGGTCACTCTGAGCCAGAGCCATCTGGTACTGTCGGGAGGTGTCCGCTGTCTCCTGAGGAAGCCACCTAACACAGGAGAGGAACAAGCATTGTATCACTAAGAACACAATCGTGTTGGAAATAGTGTTGCCTATTTAAACGGTATGACCAATAAGCCAGCCccaagagaaaacaaacaaacaattcagacaggtttgatgtgaaatgctctcttCTGAAGAAACatacagtcagaattgttcataacGGTAATAGGAACAAGACGTCTAAAGAgttgcctctaaaagctataCATAAATTTATGACCCGAAAAGGTTCTGAATACATTACCTAATGCCTATAACAATGTTTTAGGATAGATACTTGTTAAGATCTTGGcctaaaacaaatattttaaaacacattcatggcagaggtacatgcagggcattaaTTTGCAAAATAGtcaccaaagaaaacatttttcagatttaccactattttatcattatcagcattacatataaaaacacgtCTATGTTCATAGTAAATTACATGGCTAATTGCATTGTGAACACCGTGACTCAGTGTCAATAACGTCCTCCACACTCCGCATGATTCTGTTTATATCTTAAGATTAAAGATAATAAGATTAAATTAGACCGAAATTTTGgaaacacgcgcacacacacgcacagtttCACAGAGAAGGTACATTATAAATAAAGGCTTTAAAACTAAGAAAATTTGTTTAATCACAATCTAGTTATCCGTAATGATGAGCTGAATGCCTAATAGACCTTCAAAATCAATTGGATAGAACTGTCATATAAACTTACTTCTCTCGAGCGTTTGTGAGACATtgtttttccaagccattttgttTCAGGATGCCCATGAGAGTTTCCCGAGAAGAATTCTTATAGACTGTGCCAAGAAAGTTACAGATGTAGGGTCTTGCAGAGCTTACCATCTGAGTGTTTGGCATTACGACTGGAAAGTGCCTATACCTGATAACcaagagaaaagaaataataatactaaGCTAAAGGCTGAGAATCTAGAGAGAATTGAATGTTAAATTAAGCACGAACCAAATACTTAATAATTTTACAATTATACAGGATCTTACGTGGCTACGCCAAGAGGCCACTGGAAGACGTCCTTATCGTTGACCCAGGGGCTGTCATACACAAGAAAAAGCAGATCCACAAACCCCCCCTGTCTCTTCAGATAGGGGCTGATCCAATCATTAGTGCACTGTTCACTGCCCAGTAAGACTACAGCCACTTTAGAGATTGTGTGGGCCTGGAATAAAGCCTGGACATGCTGCAGCCACTGGATGGAGTAGGAGATCTTCTGCTGTTCTCGTCCATTCAACACCAAAACCACACTGTCAGTGTCCAGAGGAACATGACCCTGCACTACCGCTGGACCTGTGTAGAAactgagagaagagagaacagtTGTTTTTTAAGCATGTGTCAAAATTTTTTTAAGATGTAACAAAACTGACAGTCAGTatgctaataataatatggGTGGAAAACAACCTTTGTTGACTGTATTGCTGACAGCTTACCTGAAATTAATCTTTCCTGACTggatctctccttctctccactGACCTGTTTTGTCAGTAGGATTTAAAGGCCCCTCTAAAATATGTTCCCATAAGTACAgtcctaaaacaaaacaaaaataatatgtATAACAAACATattgtaaatgtgttcattgtAATGTGTTAAATCAGTTAACTCAAAATTTCCttgctttttcaaaaatatgtataaccccatttccaaaaaagttgggacactgggcaaaacgtaaataaaaacaaaatgcaatgatgtgcagatcatttaaatcAACTagttaattgaaaatagtacaaagacaacatatcaaatgttgaaactgagaaatgttattgtttttttttaaatatatgccaatTAGTTGAGGAGAAGTAAAGTTGAGGAGGGGTTGCTGCATGAGCaaacagtgcaacaattcaagaataatttctcaatgtaaaacagcaaagaacttttgcttttcatcatctacaatacataataacatctctgtatgcaagggacaaggccaaaaagcaGTAcagccatgatctttgggccctcaggcagcactgcattaaaaacaaacatgattatCTAGGACACAGCCTCAGAAAcaattctgaaaaacactgtctgtgaaaacagtttgtcactgcatccacaaacgcaagtcaaaactctaaaacgcaaagaagaaaccatatatatatatatatatatatatatatatatatatatatatatatatatatataaacaggatacCAAAATGCAgtcaccttctctgggcctgagctcatttaaattgGACTGAAGTGAAGTGGGAAGTGTTCAGTGGtccaacaaataaaaatttcaaattctttttggaaatctgtGATACCGTGGACCGGCTAGTCTGGAGGTAATAGCAGCTGTTCACCCGAAAAAGCATATCCACAAACAGGTAAGAGTTCgacccccttttttttttgtttttattggtatgtactgtatattttggaaaacaacaaaaaaaacatatataaacagaaaatcTCACTTTAGCTTGGAGATGGCCGAATTTTAAAGTAGCAAGGTAGCTACCACCATTTAGACCTTAAGGTTCTCTCGACCGCAATCCATAACAGTCTTTCGAGCTTGTTGCCGTTCGGTCAACACGACATAGTCGTCCATATATCTGTTCAGCCTTCCTCTTCTCCAAAATAACCCCCCCGGGTTACTTTGTTCCTTAACATCGCAGGtaaatattgtttgttatttatataCTGAAGAGACATGTTAATCGTTTTCTTTCTCCTCAGATAAACTGGATCCCCCTGCACCAGTGATTTCCCCCAGTCCAGTGAAGGATATCAAAGCTGGGTGACCCGTGTGCTGCCACTCCCAAAGGATACAAGTAAGGGCCCAGTCTATATTTGAATGTCTTTGTTAAAATTGTCTCTGCACTGAGCGTTTAGAAGGCTGGTGATAGGTAAGGGTAACTTACCATATCACAAAATCATGGACGCTGTAtactccaggctaaagaccaattagcttgttatcagtgcacattTCAAAGGCCAGACTTCATAATGGTATAGgggtccataagtgcacatggcatgggtgacgtgcacatctgtgaaggcaccattaatgctgaacaatagaTACATGTTCtggctgccatccagacgatgtctttttcagggtaGGCCTTGCTTATTCCAGCAAGTTAAtaccaaaccacattctgcatgtattacagcagcattacTCCATactaaaagagtctgggtgctaaactgacctgcctgcagtccagacctgtcaccactgataatatttggcacattatgaaattaaaagtatgacaaaggagaccctaagctgttgaggagctgaaatcctatatcaaacaagaataggaaaacagcaattggtctcctcagttcccaaacacttacataatgtttttaaaggaagaggtgatgtaacacagtagtGAGTATGCCCTCAtcccaccttttttggaaagtgttgtcagaatcaaattgaaaatggccatatatttaaaaaaacagtaacatttctcagtttcaacatttgatataacATGATAAAagatgaccaatacaaactgtgcaggaacAGATCAGCTGTTGTCTCTGCCTTAACATTTACAAGACGGAATAACAAGGTAGGTGTAAGGTAAAtgccagtgtttaaaaactccagcagcactgctgtgtccactcgtaccagcgcagcacacaccaacatgccaccaccatgtcagtttcactgcagagctgagactgatccaaacaatataataataaataataatacttttctATTGTGGTCCTGTGCAGGTCCAGACCGATAAAGAACAGTATGCATGCAGAGCAACAAACTATAGTCTGCAAGTGTAGAACCTCATAGTGCACCTAtatgattcagattcagattcctttattgatcccagggggaaattgcagttgttacagttgcaaccatttatgtaaaaataaacactttactaataatttaagacaatatagagaatttacagtatgtacaccagatttattTGACATTGACAAAATTGTCTATTTGACTATTTGACAAAATGGACTATGAGTATAGATCCAAGGTAGGTGCACTTAATGTGGCTGGTTAGTGTACATCTGTCTATTcagcctactgcagtttagGTCCCCCCTATCATGCTAAGTTTTAAGGAGTGATGcagtccagactgctttttggatgaggcacaatacagagcagcca is a window of Pygocentrus nattereri isolate fPygNat1 chromosome 7, fPygNat1.pri, whole genome shotgun sequence DNA encoding:
- the rxylt1 gene encoding ribitol-5-phosphate xylosyltransferase 1, producing MRLIRRKIAVAVVLAYVFFSLYAAYSVFFSKRVISRVHRVVKKSSADNTKAGEEEWNPWEEDEHADSITVLQKRREAYRSYQERVAKSRPKRYKVQILGKAAIGLYLWEHILEGPLNPTDKTGQWREGEIQSGKINFSFYTGPAVVQGHVPLDTDSVVLVLNGREQQKISYSIQWLQHVQALFQAHTISKVAVVLLGSEQCTNDWISPYLKRQGGFVDLLFLVYDSPWVNDKDVFQWPLGVATYRHFPVVMPNTQMVSSARPYICNFLGTVYKNSSRETLMGILKQNGLEKQCLTNAREKWLPQETADTSRQYQMALAQSDLTLCPVGVNTECYRIYEACAYGSVPVVEDVLTPGACADGRSSPLRLLKDAGAPFIFLKDWKELPAILEKERVMSQAEKTERRMRLLEWYTGFRQQMKDKFTEVLEEAFFKLS